In Xanthomonas theicola, a single genomic region encodes these proteins:
- the sppA gene encoding signal peptide peptidase SppA: protein MNQPVRRSPIASFFVGLWDVMNFTRRLILNLVFFGLLLLVLLAIVFAMARGDGAKALRDRTTLLIAPEGTVVEQFSADPVSRALTKAMGDKGAEEIQLRDLLRALEAAKTDAKIERVALRLDKLQPGGFASMREVAAALQDLRRSGKQVVAYSDSLNQSQYLLAAQANEVYLDPMGSVVLEGLGRYRQYFRQGLQDKLGVDVHLFKVGEFKSAAEPYVLDAASPASKEADLFWMNDVWQRYVADIAKARKLAPEQIAAGIDTMPEGIAAAGGDMAKFALQQKLVDGLKTREEVEQLLTQRGVADDDADSGFRNVGLDGYLQQLDLRRSPVDSRPQVAVVVAAGEISGGEQPAGRIGGESTAQLLREARDDEAVKAVVLRVDSPGGEVFASEQIRRAVVALKAAGKPVVVSMGDLAASGGYWISMNADRIYADPSTITGSIGIFGMIPNLTRSLDKIGVHTDGVGTTRFAGAFDVTRPMDPAVGQVIQSVINKGYADFTGKVAQARSKPVEAIDQVARGRVWSGAQAKERGLVDAFGGFKDAVADAAARAKLGDRDKYRVRYIEKPATPFAQFVSGFAGSRMGAWMLGDSALAHALLAPSMPELDTQLRFVQGATGKRNGAPVKALAYCFCGF, encoded by the coding sequence ATGAACCAACCCGTGCGTCGCAGCCCCATCGCCAGCTTCTTCGTTGGCCTATGGGATGTGATGAACTTCACCCGCCGGCTGATCCTGAACCTGGTGTTCTTCGGCCTCCTGCTGCTGGTCCTGCTGGCGATCGTGTTCGCGATGGCGCGCGGCGACGGCGCCAAGGCGTTGCGCGACCGCACCACGCTGCTGATCGCGCCGGAAGGCACCGTGGTCGAACAGTTCAGCGCCGATCCGGTCAGCCGCGCGCTGACCAAGGCGATGGGCGACAAGGGCGCCGAGGAGATCCAGCTGCGCGATCTGCTGCGCGCGCTGGAAGCGGCCAAGACCGATGCGAAGATCGAGCGCGTGGCGCTGCGCCTGGACAAGCTGCAACCGGGCGGCTTCGCCTCGATGCGCGAAGTGGCCGCGGCGCTGCAGGACCTGCGCCGTTCCGGCAAGCAGGTGGTGGCCTACAGCGACAGCCTGAACCAGTCGCAATACCTGCTGGCCGCACAGGCCAACGAGGTCTACCTGGACCCGATGGGGTCGGTGGTGCTGGAGGGCCTGGGCCGCTACCGCCAGTACTTCCGCCAGGGTCTGCAGGACAAGCTCGGTGTCGACGTGCACCTGTTCAAGGTCGGCGAGTTCAAATCCGCGGCCGAGCCGTACGTGCTCGATGCCGCGTCGCCGGCGTCCAAGGAAGCCGACCTGTTCTGGATGAACGACGTGTGGCAGCGCTACGTGGCCGATATTGCCAAGGCGCGCAAGCTGGCGCCCGAGCAGATCGCCGCCGGCATCGATACGATGCCCGAGGGCATCGCCGCGGCCGGCGGCGACATGGCCAAGTTCGCGCTGCAGCAAAAACTGGTCGACGGCCTGAAGACGCGCGAGGAGGTCGAGCAGTTGCTGACCCAGCGCGGCGTCGCCGACGACGATGCCGACAGCGGCTTCCGCAACGTCGGTCTGGACGGTTACCTGCAGCAGTTGGACCTGCGCCGTTCGCCGGTGGATTCGCGGCCGCAGGTGGCGGTGGTGGTCGCCGCCGGCGAGATCAGCGGCGGCGAGCAGCCGGCCGGGCGCATCGGCGGCGAATCGACCGCGCAACTGCTGCGCGAGGCGCGCGACGACGAGGCGGTCAAGGCGGTGGTGCTGCGCGTGGACTCGCCGGGCGGCGAAGTGTTCGCCTCCGAGCAGATCCGCCGCGCGGTGGTGGCGCTGAAGGCGGCTGGCAAGCCGGTGGTGGTGTCGATGGGCGACCTGGCCGCGTCCGGCGGTTACTGGATCAGCATGAACGCCGATCGCATCTACGCCGACCCGTCGACGATCACCGGCTCGATCGGCATCTTCGGCATGATCCCCAACCTGACCCGCAGCCTGGACAAGATCGGCGTGCATACCGACGGCGTCGGCACCACACGCTTCGCCGGCGCGTTCGACGTCACCCGGCCGATGGACCCGGCGGTGGGGCAGGTGATCCAGTCGGTGATCAACAAGGGCTACGCCGATTTCACCGGCAAGGTCGCGCAGGCGCGCAGCAAGCCGGTCGAGGCGATCGACCAGGTCGCGCGCGGCCGCGTGTGGAGCGGTGCGCAGGCCAAGGAACGCGGCCTGGTCGACGCGTTCGGCGGCTTCAAGGACGCGGTGGCCGATGCCGCCGCGCGCGCCAAGCTCGGCGATCGCGACAAGTACCGCGTGCGCTACATCGAGAAGCCGGCCACGCCGTTCGCGCAGTTCGTCAGCGGTTTCGCCGGCAGCCGCATGGGCGCGTGGATGCTGGGCGATTCGGCGCTGGCGCATGCGCTGCTGGCGCCAAGCATGCCGGAACTGGATACCCAGCTGCGCTTCGTGCAGGGCGCCACCGGCAAGCGCAACGGCGCGCCGGTCAAGGCGTTGGCCTACTGTTTCTGCGGCTTCTGA
- a CDS encoding SDR family oxidoreductase, which yields MQQRWRLDGQTALITGASAGIGLAIARELLGFGAELLLVARDIDALETARDDLADAYPERRILALAADVADDEDRREILDWVEDHADGLHLLINNAGGNLSKAAVDYTEDEWRGIFESNLFSAFELSRYAHPLLAQHAASAIVNVGSVSGLTHVRSGAPYGMTKAALHQLTRNLAAEWAEDGIRVNAVAPWYIRTRRTSGPLSDPDYYEQVIERTPMRRIGEPEEVAAAVGFLCLPAASYITGECIAVDGGFLRYGF from the coding sequence ATGCAGCAACGTTGGCGGCTGGACGGACAGACTGCGCTGATCACCGGTGCCAGCGCCGGCATCGGCCTGGCGATCGCGCGCGAGCTGCTCGGCTTCGGCGCCGAGCTGCTGCTGGTGGCGCGCGACATCGATGCGCTGGAAACGGCGCGCGACGACCTGGCCGATGCCTATCCGGAGCGGCGCATCCTGGCGCTGGCCGCCGACGTCGCCGACGACGAGGACCGGCGCGAGATCCTGGACTGGGTCGAGGACCACGCCGACGGCCTGCACCTGCTGATCAACAACGCCGGCGGCAACCTGAGCAAGGCCGCGGTGGACTACACCGAGGACGAGTGGCGCGGCATCTTCGAGAGCAACCTGTTCTCGGCGTTCGAACTGTCGCGCTACGCGCACCCGTTGCTGGCGCAGCACGCGGCCTCGGCGATCGTCAACGTCGGCAGCGTGTCGGGGTTGACCCATGTGCGCAGCGGCGCGCCGTACGGCATGACCAAGGCCGCGCTGCACCAGCTGACCCGCAACCTCGCCGCCGAATGGGCCGAGGACGGGATCCGGGTCAATGCGGTGGCGCCGTGGTACATCCGCACCCGCCGCACCTCGGGGCCGTTGTCGGATCCGGACTACTACGAGCAGGTGATCGAGCGCACGCCGATGCGCCGGATCGGCGAGCCCGAGGAAGTGGCCGCCGCGGTCGGCTTTCTGTGCCTGCCGGCGGCCAGCTACATCACCGGCGAATGCATCGCGGTGGACGGCGGGTTCCTGCGCTACGGGTTCTAG
- a CDS encoding DUF4124 domain-containing protein produces the protein MRRSACLALLLAWAGATQAEEVVFYRCTDAHDNLTVQNQPCPKGMRQEKKIVQGVGRAPAQGPGAAPVAPAAAVPPTAPAAASLPAAAPVAAAPDPPTAPAQTAPRLPPPALYACTRYDQQRYLGEVAEPAPRCVPLPTTSLDGSPDKTGGSACEVLRDRCDALPEAGACDAWQNYVAEAETHWRFAVPEHAEPLRQEFLRRQQVLEASSCGAPDQKVP, from the coding sequence ATGCGCCGCAGCGCCTGCCTCGCACTGCTGCTGGCCTGGGCCGGCGCCACGCAGGCCGAAGAGGTGGTGTTCTATCGCTGCACCGACGCGCACGACAACCTGACCGTGCAGAACCAGCCGTGCCCCAAGGGCATGCGCCAGGAAAAGAAGATCGTGCAGGGCGTCGGACGCGCGCCCGCGCAGGGGCCGGGGGCCGCGCCAGTCGCCCCAGCCGCAGCTGTCCCCCCGACAGCACCGGCCGCTGCGTCCCTCCCCGCAGCTGCGCCCGTCGCCGCCGCGCCCGATCCGCCGACAGCGCCGGCGCAGACCGCACCGCGCCTGCCACCGCCCGCGCTGTACGCCTGCACCCGCTACGACCAGCAGCGTTACCTCGGCGAAGTCGCCGAACCCGCGCCACGCTGCGTTCCCTTGCCTACCACGAGCCTGGACGGCAGCCCCGACAAGACCGGCGGCAGCGCCTGCGAAGTGCTGCGCGACCGCTGCGACGCGCTGCCCGAAGCCGGCGCCTGCGACGCGTGGCAGAACTACGTGGCTGAAGCCGAAACGCACTGGCGCTTCGCCGTGCCCGAGCACGCCGAGCCGTTGCGGCAGGAATTCCTGCGCCGCCAGCAGGTGCTGGAGGCGAGCAGCTGCGGCGCGCCGGATCAGAAGGTGCCTTGA
- a CDS encoding DUF4124 domain-containing protein, which yields MPALARPALLLSALLPLAGAAWAQRPQTIGSDGAQGSVRIYRCIGDSGAVSLQNAPCENARRQQVLDMQRPRDPPPRPTTTLSTDPARAAASPAPLPQREIRIVSVQPPQPMYECVSSEGQRYTSDDNEGNPRWVPLWAIGYAGGDGDGYRHGNGGGRPRPPQPAYPGVGVVVPAGSTLIRDTCNALPPQEVCARLADRRWELIRRYNSALQSERRALETEQRGIDARLGRDCGGS from the coding sequence ATGCCTGCCCTCGCCCGCCCCGCCTTGCTCCTGTCCGCGCTGCTGCCGCTGGCCGGCGCCGCCTGGGCGCAGCGTCCGCAGACCATCGGCAGCGATGGCGCGCAGGGGTCGGTCCGGATCTACCGCTGCATCGGCGATTCCGGCGCGGTCAGCCTGCAGAACGCCCCTTGCGAGAATGCGCGCCGGCAGCAGGTCCTGGACATGCAGCGCCCGCGCGATCCGCCGCCGCGCCCGACCACCACGCTCAGCACCGATCCGGCGCGCGCCGCGGCCTCGCCGGCGCCGCTGCCGCAGCGCGAGATCCGCATCGTCAGCGTGCAACCGCCGCAGCCGATGTACGAATGCGTCAGTAGCGAAGGCCAGCGCTATACCAGCGACGACAACGAAGGCAATCCGCGCTGGGTGCCGCTGTGGGCCATCGGCTATGCCGGCGGCGACGGCGACGGCTATCGCCACGGCAATGGGGGCGGCCGCCCGCGCCCGCCGCAACCGGCGTATCCCGGCGTCGGCGTGGTGGTCCCGGCCGGCAGCACCCTGATCCGCGACACCTGCAACGCCCTGCCGCCGCAGGAAGTGTGCGCACGCCTGGCCGACCGCCGCTGGGAGCTGATCCGCCGCTACAACAGCGCGCTGCAGAGCGAGCGCCGCGCGCTGGAAACCGAACAGCGCGGCATCGATGCGCGCCTCGGCCGCGACTGCGGCGGCAGCTGA
- a CDS encoding L-threonylcarbamoyladenylate synthase, which produces MTDLSLSQAVAVLQQGGVIAYPTEAVWGLGCDPYDAAAVNRLLRIKQRPVEKGLIVVAAELEPLRPLLALSALPPARLADVLASWPGAHTWVLPAAALAPSWVTGAHRSIAVRISAHPQVAALCRAWGGALVSTSANRGGEPPARQRGELDPQLLALLDGVVDGQTGDLTQPTPIRDALSGEILRA; this is translated from the coding sequence ATGACCGACCTGTCGCTCAGCCAAGCCGTCGCCGTCCTGCAGCAGGGCGGGGTCATCGCCTATCCGACCGAGGCGGTCTGGGGCCTGGGCTGCGATCCGTACGACGCGGCGGCGGTGAACCGGCTGCTGCGGATCAAGCAGCGGCCGGTGGAAAAAGGCCTGATCGTGGTCGCCGCCGAACTGGAGCCGCTGCGCCCGCTGCTCGCGCTGTCGGCGCTGCCGCCGGCGCGTCTGGCCGACGTGCTGGCCAGCTGGCCCGGGGCGCATACCTGGGTCCTGCCGGCCGCGGCGCTGGCCCCGTCCTGGGTCACCGGCGCACACCGCAGCATCGCCGTGCGAATCAGCGCGCATCCGCAGGTGGCCGCCCTGTGCCGCGCCTGGGGCGGCGCGCTGGTGTCGACCAGCGCCAACCGCGGCGGCGAGCCGCCGGCACGGCAGCGCGGCGAACTGGACCCGCAGCTGCTGGCGCTGCTCGATGGCGTGGTCGACGGGCAGACCGGCGACCTGACCCAGCCCACCCCGATCCGCGACGCGCTCAGCGGCGAGATCCTGCGCGCCTGA
- a CDS encoding DNA topoisomerase I, translated as MSKHLLIVESPAKAKTINKYLGKDFHVLASYGHVRDLIPKEGAVDPDDGFAMRYALIEKNERHVEAIAKAAKAADDIYLATDPDREGEAISWHIAEILKERGLLKGKPLHRVVFTEITPRAIKEAMANPRQIAVDLVDAQQARRALDYLVGFNLSPVLWRKVQRGLSAGRVQSPALRMIVEREEEIEAFVAREYWSIGADCLHPSQPFAAKLVKLDGQKFEQFTITDGDTAEDARMRLQKAAQGALHVTDVASKERKRRPAPPFTTSTLQQEASRKLGFTTSRTMRVAQKLYEGVTLGEDGTVGLISYMRTDSVNLSQDALAEIRDVIARDFGTGALPDKPNMYQTKSKNAQEAHEAIRPTSALRTPAQMARYLDDDGRRLYELIWKRAVACQMVPATMNTVTVELAAGNAHSFRASGTTVIDPGFLAVYEEGKDQKAAEDEDEGRKLPPMQPGDRIPLDRIHADQHFTEPPPRYSEASLVKTLEEYGIGRPSTYASIIQTLLFRKYVELDARRFRPADVGRAVSKFLSGHFTRYVDYDFTARLEDELDAVSRGEEEWQPLMQKFWGPFKELVEEKKESVDRSEATGARELGTDPKTGKPVSVRLGRFGPYAAIGSTAEDAEDKPRFASLRPGQSMHTITLEDALELFLMPRALGQDKGQDVSVGIGRFGPFAKRGSVYASLKKEDDPYTIDLARAVFLIEEKEEIARNRIIKEFSGSDIQVLNGRFGPYISDGKLNGKIPKDREPATLTLEEVQKLLEETGKPARRGFGAKKAAAKKEAAPKKSAAKKAAAPAKPAAKKAVKKVPKKTAKKAAKKVVKKAVAKRA; from the coding sequence ATGTCCAAGCACCTGCTCATCGTCGAATCGCCCGCCAAGGCCAAGACGATCAACAAATACCTCGGCAAGGACTTCCACGTCCTGGCCTCGTATGGGCACGTGCGCGACCTGATCCCGAAAGAGGGCGCGGTGGACCCGGACGACGGCTTCGCGATGCGCTACGCGCTGATCGAAAAGAACGAGCGGCACGTCGAAGCCATCGCCAAGGCCGCCAAGGCCGCCGACGACATCTATCTGGCGACCGACCCGGACCGCGAGGGCGAGGCGATCAGCTGGCACATCGCCGAGATCCTCAAGGAACGCGGACTGCTCAAGGGCAAGCCGCTGCACCGGGTGGTGTTCACCGAAATCACCCCGCGCGCGATCAAGGAGGCGATGGCCAATCCGCGGCAGATCGCCGTGGACCTGGTCGATGCGCAGCAGGCGCGGCGCGCGCTGGACTATCTGGTCGGCTTCAACCTGTCGCCGGTGCTGTGGCGCAAGGTGCAGCGCGGCCTGTCCGCCGGCCGCGTGCAGTCGCCGGCGCTGCGCATGATCGTCGAGCGCGAGGAGGAGATCGAAGCCTTCGTCGCCCGCGAATACTGGAGCATCGGCGCCGACTGCCTGCATCCGTCGCAGCCGTTCGCGGCCAAGCTGGTCAAGCTCGACGGGCAGAAGTTCGAGCAGTTCACCATCACCGACGGCGACACCGCCGAAGACGCGCGGATGCGCCTGCAGAAGGCCGCGCAAGGCGCGCTGCACGTCACCGACGTGGCCAGCAAGGAACGCAAGCGCCGCCCGGCGCCGCCGTTCACCACCTCCACCCTGCAGCAGGAGGCCTCGCGCAAGCTCGGCTTCACCACCAGCCGCACCATGCGCGTGGCGCAGAAGCTGTACGAAGGCGTGACCCTGGGCGAGGACGGCACGGTCGGCCTGATCAGCTACATGCGTACCGACTCGGTGAACCTGTCGCAGGACGCGCTGGCCGAGATCCGCGACGTGATCGCGCGCGACTTCGGCACCGGCGCGTTGCCGGACAAGCCGAACATGTACCAGACCAAGTCCAAGAACGCGCAGGAAGCGCACGAGGCGATCCGCCCGACCAGCGCGCTGCGCACCCCGGCGCAGATGGCCAGGTACCTGGACGACGACGGCCGCCGCCTGTACGAGCTGATCTGGAAGCGCGCGGTGGCCTGCCAGATGGTGCCGGCGACGATGAATACCGTCACCGTGGAGCTGGCCGCCGGCAACGCGCACAGCTTCCGCGCCAGCGGCACCACGGTGATCGACCCGGGTTTTCTGGCCGTGTACGAGGAAGGCAAGGACCAGAAGGCGGCCGAGGACGAGGACGAGGGCCGCAAGCTGCCGCCGATGCAGCCCGGCGACCGCATCCCGCTGGACCGCATCCACGCCGACCAGCATTTCACCGAGCCGCCGCCGCGCTATTCGGAAGCCTCGCTGGTCAAGACCCTCGAGGAGTACGGCATCGGCCGCCCGTCGACCTATGCCTCGATCATCCAGACCCTGCTGTTCCGCAAGTACGTGGAACTGGACGCGCGCCGCTTCCGCCCGGCGGACGTCGGCCGCGCGGTCAGCAAGTTCCTGTCCGGCCATTTCACCCGCTACGTCGACTACGACTTCACCGCCAGGCTCGAGGACGAGCTGGACGCGGTGTCGCGCGGCGAGGAGGAATGGCAGCCGCTGATGCAGAAGTTCTGGGGCCCGTTCAAGGAACTGGTCGAGGAGAAGAAGGAATCGGTGGACCGCTCCGAGGCCACCGGCGCGCGCGAACTCGGCACCGACCCGAAGACCGGCAAGCCGGTCAGCGTGCGCCTGGGCCGGTTCGGGCCGTACGCGGCGATCGGCAGCACCGCCGAGGATGCCGAGGACAAGCCCAGGTTCGCCTCGCTGCGGCCGGGCCAGAGCATGCACACCATCACCCTGGAAGATGCGCTGGAGCTGTTCCTGATGCCGCGCGCCCTGGGCCAGGACAAGGGCCAGGACGTCAGCGTCGGCATCGGCCGCTTCGGTCCGTTCGCCAAGCGCGGCAGCGTCTACGCCTCGCTGAAGAAGGAAGACGATCCGTACACCATCGACCTGGCGCGCGCGGTGTTCCTGATCGAAGAGAAGGAAGAGATCGCGCGCAACCGCATCATCAAGGAATTCTCCGGCAGCGACATCCAGGTGCTCAACGGCCGTTTCGGCCCGTACATCAGCGACGGCAAGCTCAACGGCAAGATCCCCAAGGATCGCGAACCGGCCACGCTGACCCTGGAAGAGGTGCAGAAGCTGCTGGAAGAGACCGGCAAGCCGGCGCGGCGCGGCTTCGGCGCCAAGAAGGCCGCCGCGAAGAAGGAAGCCGCGCCGAAGAAGAGCGCGGCCAAGAAGGCCGCCGCCCCGGCCAAGCCGGCGGCGAAGAAGGCGGTCAAGAAGGTCCCCAAGAAGACCGCGAAGAAAGCCGCCAAGAAAGTGGTCAAGAAGGCCGTGGCCAAGCGCGCCTGA
- a CDS encoding RDD family protein has protein sequence MSEWYYADAAQQRHGPMPAGELQQRFQRGELGLTTLVWRDGLSEWRALAEFVDELDLARTPGADPAVTAPVPPAPALPAAWAAPAADSEAYSPYTAPSTVPSEAPRPVASGEVVQAGFWKRTAAYLIDGVLVGVVSQVIQFAAMLGFLGFGGRRPDPSTIGGILMLVLLYMMPLAMSALYFGLFHASTKQATLGKMAVGIKVVRSDGSRISVGRGIGRYFGFLLSSLTIFIGFLMAAFTERKQALHDMLCDTLVVDKWAYTDHPEWQQRKLGTVTVVILSLFGVLMVVVLLAVLLLIGVAASGNWH, from the coding sequence ATGAGTGAGTGGTACTACGCCGACGCTGCGCAGCAGCGCCACGGACCGATGCCGGCCGGCGAACTGCAGCAACGCTTCCAGCGCGGCGAACTCGGCCTGACCACGCTGGTCTGGCGCGACGGCCTCAGCGAATGGCGTGCGCTGGCCGAGTTCGTCGACGAACTGGACCTGGCCCGGACGCCGGGCGCCGACCCCGCCGTCACGGCGCCGGTGCCGCCTGCGCCGGCATTGCCGGCGGCCTGGGCCGCACCGGCGGCGGACAGCGAGGCCTATTCGCCGTATACCGCCCCCAGTACCGTGCCGAGCGAGGCGCCGCGCCCGGTCGCCAGCGGCGAAGTGGTGCAGGCCGGCTTCTGGAAGCGCACCGCCGCTTACCTGATCGACGGCGTGCTGGTCGGCGTGGTGTCGCAGGTGATCCAGTTCGCGGCGATGCTGGGCTTCCTCGGCTTCGGCGGCCGCCGCCCCGATCCCAGCACCATCGGCGGCATCCTGATGCTGGTGCTGCTGTACATGATGCCGCTGGCGATGTCGGCGCTGTACTTCGGCCTGTTCCACGCCTCGACCAAGCAGGCCACGCTGGGCAAGATGGCGGTCGGCATCAAGGTGGTGCGCAGCGACGGCAGCCGGATCAGCGTCGGCCGCGGCATCGGCCGCTACTTCGGCTTCCTGCTGAGCAGCCTGACCATCTTCATCGGCTTCCTGATGGCCGCCTTCACCGAGCGCAAGCAGGCCCTGCACGACATGCTCTGCGACACCCTGGTGGTGGACAAGTGGGCCTATACCGACCACCCGGAATGGCAGCAGCGCAAGCTGGGCACGGTCACCGTGGTGATCCTGTCGCTGTTCGGGGTGCTGATGGTCGTGGTGTTGCTGGCGGTGCTGCTGCTGATCGGCGTGGCGGCCAGCGGCAACTGGCACTGA
- a CDS encoding pilin: MPEWQPLHALADELGLAATPPPLPPPAVAPQHGDGATAAQRLVRLRHQRDRHAGAGRGAAGGWPVSSPPSRPRISRTHGAPRWRRRSGSLAPLEAQIARFAARQGRCPVNGDSGFGDGRSYASRSVAQVRVGRFDNGHCGLEATLHAPGQAKLDGKTLWLDYDVQAAVWTCSSELEDRYLPAHCRGG; this comes from the coding sequence ATGCCCGAATGGCAGCCGCTGCATGCGCTCGCCGACGAACTGGGGCTGGCCGCCACGCCGCCGCCATTGCCGCCACCGGCCGTTGCGCCCCAGCACGGCGACGGCGCGACCGCCGCGCAACGTCTTGTCCGGCTGCGGCATCAGCGCGATCGTCACGCTGGCGCTGGGCGTGGCGCTGCTGGCGGGTGGCCGGTCTCCTCGCCGCCATCGCGCCCACGTATCAGCCGTACGCACGGCGCACCAAGGTGGCGGCGGCGGTCGGGCAGCCTGGCGCCGCTGGAGGCGCAGATCGCCCGCTTCGCCGCGCGGCAGGGGCGTTGCCCGGTGAACGGCGACAGCGGCTTCGGCGACGGGCGCAGCTACGCCAGCCGATCCGTCGCGCAGGTGCGCGTCGGCCGATTCGACAATGGCCACTGCGGCCTGGAAGCCACGCTGCACGCGCCCGGGCAGGCCAAGCTGGATGGCAAGACGCTGTGGCTGGACTACGATGTGCAGGCTGCGGTCTGGACCTGCAGTTCCGAGCTGGAAGACCGCTATCTGCCTGCGCACTGCCGCGGCGGTTGA